The Chitinophagales bacterium genome has a window encoding:
- a CDS encoding FKBP-type peptidyl-prolyl cis-trans isomerase, with translation MKKTTSIFITTLFISALSVPAAHAQTKKDSKKDKSTKTETAKVPVSDSKGSITPDGYTTLEAGTDYKIITDVPGDVYPDYGDFLEIHLNTMVGDSIIFDTRDAMGNGQPAPLQLQKSPFKGDLLEALKHMTAGDSAQVRLSVDSLIAAGVPEAPWMKKGEGQKLLYNLRIVSVTPQAVKKKMDEEKAAKQGETDEQLIKDYLSRNKIKAQKTESGLYYAIKTPGSGENARAGQKVSVNYTGMLLNGEKFDSNVDPQFQHVEPFEFMLGAGNVIKGWDEGIALLKKGGKATLYIPSTMAYGPNSPSPKIPANSVLVFEVELNDIMNTGNGQ, from the coding sequence ATGAAAAAGACTACGTCTATATTTATCACAACCCTTTTTATCAGTGCACTAAGCGTTCCCGCTGCACATGCACAAACTAAAAAAGATAGCAAAAAAGATAAAAGCACTAAAACAGAAACTGCAAAAGTGCCTGTATCTGATTCAAAAGGTAGTATTACTCCTGATGGTTATACTACGCTGGAAGCAGGTACAGACTATAAGATCATCACAGATGTACCCGGTGATGTTTACCCTGACTATGGCGACTTCCTGGAAATACACCTGAACACAATGGTCGGAGACAGCATCATATTCGATACACGTGATGCAATGGGCAACGGACAACCGGCTCCACTCCAACTGCAGAAATCACCTTTTAAAGGAGACCTGCTGGAAGCATTGAAACATATGACCGCAGGAGACAGCGCTCAGGTTCGCCTTTCTGTTGATTCATTGATAGCTGCAGGTGTACCAGAAGCGCCATGGATGAAAAAAGGTGAAGGTCAAAAACTATTGTACAACCTGAGGATAGTTTCAGTTACGCCACAGGCAGTGAAAAAGAAAATGGATGAAGAGAAAGCTGCAAAACAAGGAGAAACTGATGAACAGCTTATAAAAGACTATCTGTCCAGGAACAAGATCAAAGCACAGAAAACAGAATCCGGATTGTACTATGCGATCAAAACGCCGGGTAGTGGTGAAAATGCAAGAGCAGGACAGAAAGTATCTGTAAACTATACCGGTATGCTGCTGAATGGCGAAAAGTTCGACTCAAATGTTGACCCTCAGTTCCAGCATGTTGAACCATTCGAATTCATGTTAGGTGCAGGTAATGTCATTAAAGGTTGGGATGAAGGAATAGCCCTGCTGAAAAAAGGTGGCAAAGCTACCCTTTACATTCCGTCAACTATGGCATACGGGCCTAACTCCCCCAGCCCTAAAATACCGGCAAACAGCGTACTGGTATTTGAAGTTGAACTGAATGATATCATGAATACCGGAAACGGACAATAA
- a CDS encoding FKBP-type peptidyl-prolyl cis-trans isomerase, with protein MRYFQYIVTCFICFSLFSCSSTKKVAVKDVPFQTTQSGIKYKIPKDAKGKNYPQEGNYVEIFIKTYSGDSLIFNSREQTGGKPVNFPVSLPRFHGDLSEVFPLMTPGDSGIFMVSVDTLKANKQNLQPWMKEGEYITYSIELVSVKTQEQLDKERAEKAKESGDPEKEDKTLNAYFKKHKVTPKKRPSGMYYLVTKATDGEKPISGQKVKVKYTGKLMDGTVFDSNEDKDPFEFILGRGQVIRGWDEGIALLKKGEKATLYIPSYLAYGENSPSPKIPANSALIFDVELVDF; from the coding sequence ATGAGATACTTTCAATATATAGTTACCTGCTTTATTTGCTTTTCACTTTTCAGTTGTTCATCAACCAAAAAGGTGGCGGTAAAAGATGTACCTTTTCAAACAACCCAAAGTGGCATTAAATACAAAATTCCGAAAGATGCAAAAGGTAAGAATTACCCCCAGGAAGGTAACTATGTTGAAATATTCATCAAAACCTATTCGGGCGATAGCCTGATATTTAACTCGAGGGAGCAGACAGGTGGCAAGCCGGTCAACTTCCCGGTTAGCTTGCCTCGTTTCCATGGCGACCTGTCAGAGGTATTCCCACTTATGACACCGGGAGACAGTGGTATATTCATGGTATCGGTTGATACATTGAAGGCAAACAAGCAGAACCTGCAACCATGGATGAAGGAAGGTGAATACATTACCTACTCCATTGAATTGGTATCTGTAAAGACTCAAGAGCAGTTGGATAAAGAAAGGGCAGAGAAAGCCAAAGAATCCGGCGACCCGGAGAAAGAAGACAAGACGCTGAATGCTTACTTTAAGAAACACAAAGTAACACCTAAAAAGCGCCCTTCCGGTATGTACTACCTGGTAACCAAAGCTACTGATGGAGAAAAACCAATATCAGGGCAAAAGGTAAAAGTAAAATATACAGGAAAACTGATGGATGGTACTGTTTTTGATTCTAACGAAGACAAGGATCCTTTTGAGTTCATATTAGGTCGCGGACAAGTGATCAGGGGGTGGGACGAAGGTATCGCCCTGCTGAAAAAAGGTGAAAAAGCGACTCTGTATATCCCGTCATACCTGGCATATGGTGAGAATTCTCCCAGCCCGAAAATACCGGCTAACTCTGCATTGATATTCGATGTTGAGTTAGTTGATTTTTAA
- a CDS encoding FKBP-type peptidyl-prolyl cis-trans isomerase, with translation MTKNQILALAIGAISVGFTSCDKTGGYKKTSDGLLYRIIKDEPGETHPKVNDIVEMHVNIRIGDSTLLNSRQINGNQPFKFPLMEGTFKSDWINGMTLLTAGDSAIFYVPVDSAKKYAQGNFPEFAQSGDTVIYEVQLLSVESAEDVKKKEEEAASKQKENDDAKLQAYFAEKHLTPQKTESGLYYIIDKQGSGPNVEKGQKVTVNYTGTNLEGKPFDSNVDPQFNHVEPFSFDAGVGQVIPGWDEGILLLNKGSKARFFIPSPLAYGPRDMGPDMGANAILVFEVEIRNIEPGDTKPAQ, from the coding sequence ATGACAAAAAATCAGATTTTAGCATTAGCAATTGGCGCAATTAGCGTAGGTTTTACAAGCTGCGACAAAACAGGCGGTTACAAAAAAACATCAGACGGGCTTCTGTATCGCATTATTAAGGACGAACCGGGAGAAACACATCCAAAAGTAAATGACATCGTAGAAATGCATGTTAATATACGTATCGGTGACAGCACTCTGCTGAACTCTCGCCAGATAAATGGTAACCAACCATTCAAATTCCCACTGATGGAGGGTACTTTCAAAAGCGACTGGATAAATGGCATGACACTACTTACCGCAGGTGATAGTGCTATATTCTACGTCCCTGTTGACTCTGCTAAAAAGTATGCACAGGGCAACTTCCCTGAATTTGCTCAGAGCGGCGACACTGTAATATATGAAGTACAACTGTTGTCTGTTGAGTCTGCCGAAGATGTGAAGAAAAAAGAAGAAGAGGCAGCCAGCAAACAAAAAGAAAATGATGATGCAAAACTGCAGGCATATTTTGCAGAAAAGCACCTTACACCACAAAAAACGGAATCAGGCCTGTATTACATCATAGACAAACAAGGTTCAGGTCCGAACGTAGAAAAAGGTCAGAAGGTAACGGTAAACTACACAGGTACCAACCTGGAAGGAAAACCTTTTGACTCAAATGTTGATCCGCAGTTTAACCATGTGGAACCATTCTCTTTCGACGCAGGTGTAGGCCAGGTAATCCCCGGCTGGGATGAAGGTATCCTGTTGTTGAACAAAGGCAGCAAAGCGAGGTTTTTTATACCTTCACCTTTGGCATATGGCCCAAGGGATATGGGACCCGATATGGGAGCTAATGCGATACTGGTGTTCGAAGTAGAGATCAGGAACATCGAACCGGGCGACACTAAACCTGCACAATAA
- a CDS encoding DHH family phosphoesterase, producing the protein MRPIQDILPLLQAPKKIFITTHHKPDGDAIGSMLGLYHYLVKKGHHVTPVSPGEWPEFLAWMPGVKNMLNYEAEPELAKKAIKEADFIFCVDFNNYSRTKHMEQALEEATQPKVLIDHHLFPADVWTYGMSDAKKSSTCEMVYDFINLSGDNDMINKEMAECIYTGALTDTGSFRFPVTTADTHRMVADLMTRGLEHAKIHEHIYDCWDIKRMHFLGYVLLEKMEIFPQYHAGLISLSRKDIKLFGVNTGDMEGLVNYPLSIANIRFATMITERGDEVKLSFRSKGDFDVNTFARQHFNGGGHFNASGGRATESFTDTVTLFKQILSDIHPR; encoded by the coding sequence ATGAGACCAATACAGGATATACTACCGCTGTTACAGGCACCCAAAAAGATCTTCATCACCACACACCACAAACCGGATGGAGATGCGATCGGTAGTATGCTCGGTCTGTACCATTACCTCGTGAAAAAAGGACACCATGTCACCCCGGTCAGCCCGGGCGAGTGGCCGGAATTCCTGGCTTGGATGCCTGGCGTTAAAAATATGTTGAACTACGAGGCCGAACCCGAACTCGCAAAAAAAGCGATCAAAGAGGCTGACTTTATCTTCTGTGTCGATTTCAACAATTACTCACGCACCAAGCATATGGAGCAAGCACTGGAAGAGGCCACACAGCCTAAAGTACTCATAGACCACCACTTGTTCCCGGCCGATGTATGGACCTATGGCATGAGTGATGCTAAAAAGAGCAGTACCTGCGAAATGGTGTACGACTTCATTAATCTATCGGGAGATAACGATATGATTAACAAAGAGATGGCAGAATGTATTTACACCGGAGCATTAACTGACACAGGGTCTTTCCGCTTCCCGGTAACAACGGCAGATACACACCGCATGGTGGCCGACCTGATGACCCGGGGACTGGAGCACGCCAAGATACATGAGCACATATACGACTGCTGGGACATTAAACGCATGCATTTTCTCGGATATGTATTATTGGAGAAAATGGAGATATTCCCTCAATATCATGCCGGACTCATCAGCCTGTCCCGCAAAGATATTAAGCTGTTTGGCGTAAACACCGGCGATATGGAAGGATTGGTCAATTACCCGCTCAGCATTGCCAACATACGTTTCGCCACTATGATAACCGAACGTGGCGACGAGGTGAAACTGTCGTTCCGCAGCAAAGGAGACTTTGATGTGAACACATTTGCCAGGCAACATTTTAACGGCGGCGGGCATTTTAACGCCTCCGGAGGACGTGCAACCGAAAGTTTTACGGACACTGTAACATTATTTAAGCAAATTTTATCCGATATTCACCCCCGATAA
- a CDS encoding nucleoside-diphosphate kinase yields MMSNRTFTMIKPDAVRAGNIGNILQMMNKAGFKIIAMKYTKLSKEQAGMFYAVHKERPFYGELTEFMSSGPIVAAILEKDNAVEDFRSLIGATNPAEAAEGTIRKAYATSIGENAVHGSDSDENAVIEGDFFFSMLERF; encoded by the coding sequence ATCATGTCTAACCGTACATTTACTATGATAAAGCCGGATGCGGTGCGTGCCGGTAACATAGGTAATATCCTGCAAATGATGAACAAAGCAGGTTTTAAGATCATTGCAATGAAATATACCAAGCTGAGCAAAGAGCAGGCAGGTATGTTCTACGCAGTACACAAAGAGCGTCCTTTTTACGGTGAGCTGACCGAGTTTATGAGCAGTGGCCCTATTGTAGCGGCGATACTGGAAAAAGACAACGCAGTTGAAGATTTCCGCAGCCTGATAGGTGCTACTAACCCTGCTGAGGCTGCTGAAGGTACTATCCGCAAGGCTTATGCTACTTCTATTGGTGAAAATGCCGTTCATGGTTCTGATAGTGATGAGAATGCTGTGATAGAAGGTGACTTCTTCTTCAGCATGCTGGAAAGGTTCTAA
- a CDS encoding ATP-binding cassette domain-containing protein: MSIIVNNLVKIYGEQTAVNNISFTLNKGEVVGFLGPNGAGKSTTMKMITTYLPPTAGTASVCGYDIVKQSMDVRKRIGYLPEANPLYYDMYVREYLELSAGIHGIKKPKDRIEEMIHMTGLTKEAHKKIGMLSKGYKQRTGLAQAMLHDPEVLILDEPTSGLDPLQIVEIRDLITRIGKEKTVLLSTHIMQEVEAMCSRVMIISSGNLVADDSMENIRSANRSLEDMFREVAGQAGVSEE, encoded by the coding sequence ATGTCCATTATTGTCAACAACCTGGTTAAAATATACGGCGAGCAGACCGCTGTCAACAATATATCATTCACACTGAATAAAGGCGAAGTAGTTGGTTTCCTCGGGCCGAACGGCGCGGGTAAATCTACTACCATGAAGATGATCACCACCTACCTGCCCCCTACTGCGGGCACAGCCAGTGTTTGCGGCTACGATATCGTCAAACAATCCATGGATGTACGCAAAAGGATCGGCTACCTGCCCGAAGCAAACCCGCTGTATTACGATATGTATGTTCGTGAGTACCTGGAGCTGAGTGCGGGCATACACGGCATCAAAAAGCCCAAAGACCGCATAGAGGAAATGATACATATGACAGGGCTTACCAAAGAGGCGCATAAAAAGATAGGTATGCTCAGCAAGGGCTATAAACAACGTACCGGCCTTGCGCAGGCAATGCTCCACGACCCCGAAGTGCTGATATTGGACGAACCTACCTCCGGCCTGGACCCATTACAGATAGTAGAGATACGAGACCTGATAACACGTATCGGTAAAGAGAAGACCGTACTCTTGTCAACGCACATCATGCAGGAGGTAGAGGCTATGTGCAGCCGTGTTATGATCATAAGCAGTGGCAACCTTGTTGCCGATGACAGCATGGAAAATATCAGATCGGCTAACCGCAGCCTGGAAGATATGTTCCGCGAGGTGGCGGGCCAGGCAGGCGTATCGGAAGAATAA
- a CDS encoding T9SS type A sorting domain-containing protein — protein sequence MRRYITILVFLLCGLQAGANHFTGGNLRYEYTGVQRQYRVVLTLYKSCEPTAIDLPSFINIYAESKSKNIILSKNLGRISEDTLAVFCPGTINTCNNMTSPYPGYIVAEYADTIIFPVVTNDWNLVFSNSSRSLNIVNLQGASGTAFYIDAPVNMSGVDNSSAKLAEYPPHVLFINDSIAIPLSATDADGDTVAYSFINPESSSGTNIPYYTGYNYSQPFGQTGLCYIKNNNTLVMKATAVGKYTIAMRMKEYRKGKYIGYTTHDFIVTCVSSSPGNKLSIPEPATRKYMNTYTCPGRKNYLSLNFIDPASADSVYMNITTPSIPGFSFNTTGSNGVGSANGSISWTTPLSMNPSTLTFFDIAVLVRDNACKQKGKATYIYRVNTRECSADSVWPGDANTDKVVDMYDPLAIAMNYNDTGSARPNAATTWAAQYCQYWDGSFLNNIDVKHADCNGDGMIDTADLAIVDSNYSKTHPKGGAAQKTTAGPDLYFDHSGIHPNPDSTVSIKMFLGNANTPVSDFYGLATHVLVDGLSLATPPVIKHGSNWIGDSTNTLNFTKEVSATSVDWALARTNKLNVNGQGWIADLEFKIPANTASGTLVTLSYNNTKIIDKEGLDKFEFNTLTDTFYVWQPVYISNVNNSISKLRLYPNPSDDKALLSFHSPQPCTISICVTDMTGRILESYNNSLQKGDNTIQLSAGTLPPGLYLVKVSSIDAGFAETLKWIRR from the coding sequence ATGAGGCGATATATAACCATCCTGGTATTTTTACTTTGTGGCTTACAGGCAGGTGCCAACCACTTTACCGGTGGAAACCTTCGGTATGAATACACAGGCGTCCAGCGCCAGTACAGGGTGGTACTGACACTATACAAGTCGTGCGAACCAACAGCTATCGACCTGCCATCATTCATCAATATCTATGCTGAATCCAAAAGCAAGAATATAATCCTCAGCAAAAACCTGGGAAGAATATCAGAAGATACATTGGCGGTATTTTGTCCGGGCACCATAAATACCTGCAATAATATGACATCTCCCTACCCTGGATATATAGTAGCAGAATACGCTGATACAATTATATTCCCGGTAGTAACCAATGACTGGAATCTTGTCTTTTCTAACAGCAGCCGCTCCCTTAACATTGTCAACCTGCAGGGTGCCAGTGGTACTGCTTTTTATATTGATGCCCCCGTAAACATGTCCGGAGTAGACAACTCTTCTGCAAAATTAGCTGAATACCCTCCTCATGTATTATTCATTAATGATAGTATTGCCATTCCTCTGTCGGCAACAGACGCTGATGGTGATACTGTTGCCTATAGCTTTATTAATCCTGAATCTTCTTCCGGAACGAATATACCCTATTATACAGGGTATAATTACTCGCAGCCATTCGGGCAAACCGGTTTGTGTTACATAAAAAATAATAATACGCTGGTGATGAAGGCTACCGCTGTTGGTAAATACACGATCGCCATGCGTATGAAAGAATACCGGAAAGGAAAGTACATTGGTTACACTACGCACGACTTTATCGTTACATGTGTAAGTAGTTCGCCGGGCAATAAATTGTCCATACCCGAACCTGCTACCAGGAAATACATGAACACGTACACTTGCCCGGGCCGTAAAAATTACCTGTCACTGAATTTTATCGACCCGGCTTCCGCCGACTCTGTCTACATGAATATTACAACGCCATCCATTCCGGGATTCTCTTTCAATACAACCGGTAGTAATGGTGTAGGCAGTGCTAATGGTTCAATAAGCTGGACTACCCCACTTTCAATGAACCCTTCAACACTTACTTTCTTTGATATCGCAGTTCTGGTCAGGGACAACGCCTGCAAACAAAAGGGCAAAGCCACCTATATTTACCGGGTAAATACAAGGGAGTGTAGTGCCGACTCGGTATGGCCGGGCGATGCTAATACTGATAAAGTTGTAGACATGTACGACCCACTGGCCATTGCTATGAACTATAATGATACTGGTAGTGCGCGTCCTAATGCAGCTACCACGTGGGCAGCGCAGTACTGCCAGTACTGGGATGGTTCTTTCCTGAATAATATTGATGTAAAACATGCTGACTGTAACGGTGACGGGATGATCGATACGGCTGATCTTGCCATTGTCGACTCCAATTACAGCAAAACGCACCCTAAAGGAGGTGCAGCACAAAAAACTACAGCCGGACCTGACCTGTATTTCGACCATTCAGGTATACACCCTAACCCCGACTCTACTGTTTCCATTAAAATGTTTCTGGGTAATGCCAACACACCTGTCTCGGACTTCTACGGATTGGCAACCCATGTGCTGGTAGATGGCCTTTCATTAGCAACTCCGCCCGTTATAAAACACGGTTCCAACTGGATAGGCGACTCAACCAATACGCTCAACTTTACTAAAGAGGTTTCGGCAACTTCGGTAGATTGGGCTTTGGCACGCACCAATAAACTAAATGTAAACGGGCAGGGATGGATCGCTGACCTTGAATTTAAAATACCGGCAAACACTGCAAGCGGCACTTTGGTCACACTTTCTTACAATAACACTAAGATAATTGATAAAGAAGGGCTTGATAAATTTGAGTTCAATACCCTTACCGACACGTTCTATGTCTGGCAGCCTGTATATATCAGCAATGTAAACAATAGCATCAGTAAGCTCAGGCTATACCCCAACCCTTCAGACGATAAAGCATTACTCAGCTTCCATTCACCGCAGCCTTGTACTATCAGCATCTGTGTTACTGATATGACCGGCAGAATACTGGAGTCGTATAACAACTCGTTACAAAAAGGAGATAATACGATACAGCTGTCTGCCGGAACGCTGCCACCCGGCCTCTACCTGGTCAAAGTTTCATCAATAGACGCTGGTTTTGCAGAGACTTTAAAATGGATAAGACGATAG
- a CDS encoding insulinase family protein produces MKRFFIALVAACILYAPNVQAKAKLVETVTKKGDELVIPYKRFVLDNGLTVIVHEDHSDPIVHVDVTYHVGSAREEIGKSGFAHFFEHMMFQGSDNVADEQHFKIITEAGGTLNGTTNQDRTNYFETVPSNQLEKMLWLEADRMGFLLDAVTQQKFEVQRATVKNERGQRYDNVPYGLLREYASKNLYPYGHPYSWLTIGYIEDLNRVNVQDLKNFFLRWYGPNNAVLTVGGDVNTDEVLKMVQQYFASIPRGPEVSKTILPAVQLEKNRYVSMVDNYAKRPLLYITYPGVPNYHPDEAPLDCLAEILGQGKNSIFYKNMVKSQKALSASVSNPCSELAGDLAISVLPFPGNSLADCEKIVDASLKEFEERGVTDEDIEKFRNSMEASLINRLESVSGKVSTLAAFYTFTGDANRIGKELARYKSVTKEDVMRVYNKYVKGKNRLVVSVVTKADEQDIAAPDNYIVSEKGYKAPDYGYSGLKYNKAKDNFDRSRIPMSGPNPVVNVPDFWTAELPGKINVIGTQTSEIPVVTYLLEFKGGHMLEANDMNKVGLADLFTDMMNEDSKNYTAEQMSVELDKLGSSIRFSTSLDGVNVTVRTLRKNADKTMKLLEEKILNPKFEQNTFDRNKKRNIENLKNAKVRPTYVAGTVFDKILYTDKNILGWPASGTVETLENIELADVENYYKSYFSRNEAKVVVVGDIKQDEAIKQLGFLQKLPDNKVELPTLPKTPAVTKAKLYFVNIPGAAQTEFRIGAVNDMRYDPLGDYYKSYIMNYPLGGAFNCRLNLHLREDKGWTYGARAGYSANKYTGEYTFGAGIKADATDSAMRDIMRIVNDYKSGGMTADELAFTKNSIGQSDARNYESGFQKAGFLSRILDYHLPADYPKQQNDMLAKMTLDEVNGVNQQKLPPMNQMNVLLVGDKAKVWDSLQNLGYEVVELDADGNPVQ; encoded by the coding sequence ATGAAACGTTTTTTTATTGCCCTGGTGGCGGCATGTATTTTGTATGCGCCCAATGTACAGGCGAAAGCAAAACTGGTTGAGACCGTTACAAAGAAAGGTGACGAACTGGTAATACCTTATAAAAGGTTTGTATTGGATAACGGGCTGACCGTTATTGTGCACGAGGACCACTCTGACCCTATAGTGCATGTAGATGTAACCTACCACGTAGGTTCTGCAAGAGAGGAAATAGGTAAATCAGGCTTTGCTCACTTCTTTGAGCATATGATGTTCCAGGGGTCGGACAATGTGGCTGATGAGCAGCATTTTAAGATCATTACTGAGGCCGGAGGTACACTGAACGGAACGACAAATCAGGACAGGACCAACTATTTTGAAACTGTACCCAGTAACCAGCTGGAGAAAATGTTATGGCTGGAAGCTGACCGTATGGGCTTTTTGCTGGATGCCGTTACCCAGCAGAAGTTTGAAGTGCAACGCGCTACTGTAAAGAATGAAAGGGGACAGAGGTACGATAACGTTCCGTACGGGTTGTTACGTGAATATGCTTCTAAAAACCTTTATCCCTATGGGCACCCGTATTCATGGCTGACCATAGGATATATAGAAGACCTTAACAGGGTGAACGTACAGGACCTGAAAAACTTCTTTTTGCGCTGGTACGGACCAAATAACGCAGTTCTTACCGTTGGAGGAGACGTAAATACGGACGAAGTGCTGAAGATGGTTCAGCAATACTTTGCTTCTATACCACGTGGGCCGGAAGTTAGCAAGACAATATTACCGGCGGTGCAACTTGAAAAGAACAGGTATGTATCTATGGTTGACAACTATGCCAAACGCCCGTTGTTGTATATTACTTACCCCGGTGTTCCGAATTACCATCCTGATGAAGCGCCGCTGGATTGCCTGGCGGAAATATTGGGGCAAGGTAAAAACTCGATCTTTTATAAAAATATGGTAAAGAGCCAGAAGGCATTAAGTGCAAGTGTTTCTAACCCGTGTAGTGAACTGGCAGGAGACCTGGCAATTTCTGTTTTGCCATTTCCCGGAAATTCATTGGCAGATTGCGAAAAAATAGTGGACGCTTCACTTAAAGAATTTGAAGAGCGTGGTGTGACTGATGAGGATATTGAAAAATTCAGAAATTCAATGGAGGCTTCACTCATCAATCGTCTTGAAAGTGTATCAGGCAAAGTGTCTACACTTGCCGCATTTTACACCTTTACAGGAGATGCCAACCGCATTGGTAAAGAGCTGGCAAGGTATAAAAGTGTGACTAAGGAAGATGTAATGCGTGTTTATAACAAGTATGTAAAAGGTAAGAACAGGCTGGTGGTGAGCGTAGTGACAAAGGCTGATGAGCAAGATATAGCAGCTCCGGATAATTATATAGTTTCTGAAAAAGGTTATAAAGCTCCGGACTATGGTTACAGCGGACTGAAATACAACAAAGCCAAAGATAATTTTGACAGGAGCAGGATACCCATGAGCGGTCCTAATCCTGTAGTAAACGTTCCTGATTTCTGGACCGCTGAGTTGCCCGGAAAAATAAATGTGATCGGTACGCAAACAAGTGAAATACCTGTTGTTACCTATTTGCTTGAATTTAAAGGCGGGCATATGCTGGAAGCTAACGATATGAACAAAGTTGGTTTGGCAGATCTGTTTACAGATATGATGAACGAAGACTCGAAGAATTATACGGCTGAACAAATGAGTGTTGAGCTGGATAAATTGGGAAGCAGCATTCGTTTCAGCACATCATTAGACGGTGTAAATGTAACGGTAAGGACACTGCGTAAGAATGCAGACAAGACAATGAAGTTGCTGGAAGAGAAGATATTGAACCCAAAATTTGAACAGAATACATTTGACAGGAATAAAAAGCGCAACATAGAAAACCTGAAAAATGCAAAAGTTCGCCCTACCTATGTTGCCGGTACCGTTTTTGATAAGATCCTGTACACTGATAAGAATATCCTTGGATGGCCGGCCAGTGGTACGGTTGAGACCTTAGAAAACATAGAGTTGGCAGACGTAGAAAATTATTACAAGAGTTATTTTTCAAGAAATGAAGCAAAAGTCGTTGTTGTTGGTGATATAAAGCAAGACGAAGCAATTAAGCAACTGGGCTTTTTACAGAAACTGCCTGATAACAAAGTTGAATTACCTACGTTACCAAAGACACCGGCAGTTACCAAAGCGAAATTATATTTTGTGAATATACCCGGTGCGGCACAGACCGAGTTCAGGATAGGAGCTGTAAACGATATGCGTTATGATCCCCTGGGCGATTATTACAAAAGTTATATCATGAACTATCCATTAGGGGGCGCATTCAATTGTCGTCTTAACCTGCATCTTCGTGAAGATAAAGGGTGGACCTATGGTGCAAGGGCCGGTTATTCCGCCAATAAGTACACAGGTGAATATACATTTGGTGCGGGTATAAAAGCAGATGCTACCGACAGCGCCATGAGGGATATAATGAGAATAGTTAATGATTATAAATCGGGCGGCATGACAGCTGATGAACTTGCATTTACCAAGAATTCTATAGGGCAGAGCGATGCGAGGAATTATGAGTCCGGTTTCCAGAAAGCAGGATTTTTGTCTCGTATATTAGATTATCATTTGCCTGCAGATTATCCTAAACAACAGAATGATATGCTGGCTAAAATGACACTGGATGAGGTAAATGGGGTCAACCAACAGAAGTTGCCACCCATGAACCAAATGAATGTATTGCTGGTAGGTGATAAAGCTAAGGTATGGGATAGTCTTCAAAACCTGGGTTATGAGGTTGTGGAACTGGATGCCGATGGCAATCCTGTGCAATAA